A part of Notolabrus celidotus isolate fNotCel1 chromosome 21, fNotCel1.pri, whole genome shotgun sequence genomic DNA contains:
- the LOC117804686 gene encoding zinc-binding protein A33-like: MSSVVSLLSEEQFQCSICLDVFTDPVTIPCGHNFCKTCITKHWDVKVPCECPLCKDVFEKRPELRVNTFISEMARQVRTWSVIKTSSCSVQRSSSSGEVLCDVCSETKLKALKSCLTCLASYCETHLEPHHRIPGLKKHKLMDPVENLEDRVCKNHDRPLEMFCRTDQMCVCHFCIESSHKTHVFVPMMEEYKLKKTKLVKSEADIQQRVRERRLKIEQIKYSVKLSREDAVRENIASVQVFTALIRSVEEGLAQLLDLIEEKQKETEEQAEGFIRELEEEISELMKRGAEMEQFIHTEDHLQFLQNLPSLSPAPPTKDWTEVRVHSSYEGTVRTAVAQVAGKLREEMVQMCCDVDLKRVQQYAVDVTLDPDTASPYLILSDDERQVKSADTQKNVPDYPQRFSTCNGILGKQSFSSGRFYYEVQVGRKTDWDLGVARESVVRNGKIRLSPQNGFWTMWLRNGKEYKALAGPGILLALKSKPQTVGVFVDYEGGVVSFYDAGTGALIYSFTACKFTEKLFPYFSPCSPGGGINAAPLILRPLTRRRVSFDFHCNDQEGIKTKNYEYNPI; this comes from the coding sequence atGTCTTCAGTCGTCAGCCTCCTCTCTGAAGAGCAGTTTCAGTGTTCTATCTGTCTGGATGTGTTTACTGATCCAGTCACCATACCATGTGGACACAACTTCTGCAAGACCTGCATCACTAAACACTGGGATGTTAAAGTCCCGTGTGAGTGTCCCCTGTGCAAAGATGTCTTTGAAAAACGTCCTGAGCTGCGAGTCAACACGTTCATATCTGAGATGGCTCGTCAGGTCAGGACATGGTCTGTAATCAAAACCAGCAGCTGCTCAGTCCAGAGAAGTTCTTCCTCTGGAGAAGTTCTGTGTGACGTCTGCTCTGAGACCAAACTGAAGGCCCTGAAGTCCTGCCTGACGTGTCTGGCCTCCTACTGTGAGACTCACCTGGAGCCTCATCACAGAATCCCAGGCCTGAAAAAACACAAGCTGATGGATCCTGTGGAGAACCTGGAGGACAGAGTCTGTAAGAACCACGACAGACCTCTGGAGATGTTCTGCAGGACggatcagatgtgtgtgtgccatTTCTGTATTGAGTCAAGTCACAAGACACATGTCTTTGTTCCAATGATGGAAGAATACAAGCTGAAGAAAACTAAACTGGTGAAATCAGAGGCTGACATTCAGCAGAGGGTCCGGGAGAGACGACTGAAGATCGAGCAGATCAAATATTCGGTGAAGCTCAGCAGGGAGGATGCAGTGCGAGAGAATATAGCCAGTGTGCAGGTCTTCACTGCTCTGATTCGGTCTGTGGAGGAAGGTCTGGCTCAGCTCCTGGACTTGATTGAGgagaagcagaaagaaacagaggaacAGGCTGAAGGCTTCATCAGAGAGCTGGAAGAGGAAATCTCTGAGCTGATGAAGAGAGGTGCTGAGATGGAGCAGTTCATACACACTGAAGACCACCTCCAGTTCCTCCAAAACCTCCCCTCACTGAGCCCTGCTCCACCCACCAAAGACTGGACAGAGGTCAGAGTTCACTCATCGTATGAGGGGACTGTGAGGACCGCTGTGGCTCAGGTGGCAGGAAAACTCAGGGAGGAGATGGTTCAGATGTGTTGTGATGTTGATCTGAAGAGGGTCCAGCAGTACGCTGTGGACGTCACTCTTGATCCCGATACCGCAAGTCCCTATCTTATCCTGTCTGATGATGAGAGACAAGTCAAGTCTGCTGATACACAAAAGAACGTCCCAGACTACCCGCAGAGATTCTCCACTTGTAACGGTATTTTAGGAAAGCAGAGTTTCTCCTCTGGAAGATTTTACTACGAAGTTCAGGTTGGAAGGAAGACTGACTGGGATTTAGGAGTGGCTCGTGAATCAGTCGTCAGAAATGGAAAAATCCGATTGTCCCCACAGAATGGCTTCTGGACCATGTGGCTGAGGAATGGAAAGGAGTACAAAGCTCTTGCTGGTCCTGGTATTCTTCTCGCTCTGAAGTCGAAGCCCCAAACGGTGGGGGTGTTTGTGGATTATGAGGGCGGTGTGGTTTCTTTTTATGATGCAGGCACAGGAGCTCTCATCTACTCCTTCACCGCCTGCAAATTCACTGAGAAACTCTTTCCATACTTCAGCCCCTGTAGTCCTGGTGGTGG